The following proteins are encoded in a genomic region of Lachnospiraceae bacterium KM106-2:
- a CDS encoding orotate phosphoribosyltransferase: MEQYKKEFIEFMIDCDVLKFGDFVTKSGRKTPFFVNTGFYRTGAQLRKLGEYYAKAIEAKFGMDFDLLFGPAYKGIPLSVATSMAISEHYGKDIKYCSNRKEVKDHGDKGILLGSPITDQDRIIIIEDVTTAGTSIGETMPIIKEQGNAKVMGLVVSVDRMERGKGTKSALSEIEENYGFATTAIVTMAEVVEHLYNKPYNGKVIIDDKLKQAIDAYYDQYGVK; this comes from the coding sequence ATGGAACAGTATAAAAAAGAGTTTATTGAATTTATGATTGATTGTGATGTGTTAAAATTCGGAGATTTTGTGACAAAGAGTGGAAGAAAGACTCCTTTCTTCGTAAATACAGGTTTTTATCGTACTGGTGCTCAGCTTCGTAAGTTAGGTGAATATTATGCAAAAGCGATTGAAGCCAAATTTGGAATGGATTTTGATCTATTATTTGGTCCGGCCTATAAGGGAATCCCTTTAAGTGTTGCAACGAGTATGGCGATCAGCGAACATTATGGAAAAGATATTAAATATTGTTCCAATCGTAAAGAGGTAAAAGATCACGGTGATAAAGGTATTCTGCTTGGAAGCCCAATTACGGATCAGGATCGTATTATCATCATTGAAGATGTAACTACTGCGGGTACATCTATTGGTGAGACTATGCCTATTATCAAAGAGCAGGGAAATGCAAAGGTTATGGGGCTTGTAGTAAGCGTGGATCGTATGGAACGAGGAAAAGGTACGAAAAGTGCATTGTCAGAAATTGAAGAGAACTATGGTTTTGCAACCACAGCAATTGTTACTATGGCAGAAGTAGTTGAACATTTGTATAATAAGCCTTATAATGGTAAAGTAATCATTGATGACAAGCTAAAACAAGCAATTGATGCTTATTATGACCAATATGGCGTAAAATAA